From a region of the Hemitrygon akajei chromosome 16, sHemAka1.3, whole genome shotgun sequence genome:
- the LOC140739769 gene encoding cold-inducible RNA-binding protein-like isoform X1, protein MSDEGKLFIGGLNFDTNEQSLESVFSKYGQISEVIVIKDRETQRSRGFGFVTFENPDDAKDAMLAMNGKSIDGRQVRVDQAGKSSGDRSRGYRGGNSSSRGFFRGGSGRRARGFSRGGGDRGYVVRYDSRSGYSGSRDYYNRDRSQGSYGGGGSYRDSYDS, encoded by the exons ATGTCGGACGAAGGCAAGCTCTTTATCGGTGGTCTCAACTTCGACACGAACGAGCAGTCATTGGAATCCGTCTTCTCCAAATATGGACAGATATCTGAAG TTATTGTAATTAAAGATCGGGAGACACAGAGATCAAGGGGTTTTGGTTTCGTCACCTTTGAGAATCCCGACGATGCAAAGGATGCTATGTTAGCCATGAATGGAAAG TCTATTGATGGGCGTCAGGTTAGGGTCGATCAAGCTGGAAAGTCTTCTGGTGACCGTTCCCGAGGTTACAGAGGTGGAAATTCAAGCAGTCGTGGATTTTTTCGTGGTGGGTCTGGACGTAGAGCGCGTGGATTTTCTAGAG gtggtggagacagaggataTGTTGTACGCTATGATTCAAGAAGTGGTTACTCTGGATCGAGAGATTACTATAACAGAGATAG GAGTCAAGGGAGCTATGGCGGTGGTGGCTCTTACAGGGATAGTTATGACAGTTAA
- the LOC140739769 gene encoding cold-inducible RNA-binding protein-like isoform X2: MSDEGKLFIGGLNFDTNEQSLESVFSKYGQISEVIVIKDRETQRSRGFGFVTFENPDDAKDAMLAMNGKSIDGRQVRVDQAGKSSGDRSRGYRGGNSSSRGFFRGGSGRRARGFSRGGGDRGYVVRYDSRSGYSGSRDYYNRDSQGSYGGGGSYRDSYDS, from the exons ATGTCGGACGAAGGCAAGCTCTTTATCGGTGGTCTCAACTTCGACACGAACGAGCAGTCATTGGAATCCGTCTTCTCCAAATATGGACAGATATCTGAAG TTATTGTAATTAAAGATCGGGAGACACAGAGATCAAGGGGTTTTGGTTTCGTCACCTTTGAGAATCCCGACGATGCAAAGGATGCTATGTTAGCCATGAATGGAAAG TCTATTGATGGGCGTCAGGTTAGGGTCGATCAAGCTGGAAAGTCTTCTGGTGACCGTTCCCGAGGTTACAGAGGTGGAAATTCAAGCAGTCGTGGATTTTTTCGTGGTGGGTCTGGACGTAGAGCGCGTGGATTTTCTAGAG gtggtggagacagaggataTGTTGTACGCTATGATTCAAGAAGTGGTTACTCTGGATCGAGAGATTACTATAACAGAGATAG TCAAGGGAGCTATGGCGGTGGTGGCTCTTACAGGGATAGTTATGACAGTTAA